In Corynebacterium guangdongense, one DNA window encodes the following:
- a CDS encoding glycosyltransferase family 2 protein has product MSRAIGVGVIGLAGMAGLVLWLAVTLADPRSPGAREAWLFDAWRILYDTYMPPLSVLVAAVIVALFFVAVAATVERTVSDRYRRSVDAEELPLAPKIVMAATRGVFHGPVTVTVLVPAHNEEERIVATIESLQGQDDAPERIIVVADNCTDRTPELARAAGVEVYETRNNRHKKAGGLNQALRKLLPEQGENDIVMIVDADTVLDQGYLTEARRRFTDDRALMAVGGLFYGETGAGWLGQYQRNEYTRYSRDIERRRGRVFVLTGTASAFRPRGLKAVAEARGIRIPGRPGDVYDTAALTEDNELTLALKSLGGLMVSPRECTVVTEVMPTWKELWHQRLRWQRGALENLGAYGVTPQTTRYWFQQLGIGYGVIALGAYVVLIVISVLALDEWIWYPFWIGVGLVFLAERVVTVWQSTPFGKAVAALLIPELIYAAFLNVVFLKGVGDILLGRTATWSRSDAVPSDDENAGSSVGRQGDGR; this is encoded by the coding sequence GTGAGCCGCGCCATCGGCGTGGGCGTCATCGGATTGGCGGGCATGGCCGGCCTGGTGCTGTGGCTGGCCGTCACCCTCGCGGATCCCCGGTCACCGGGAGCGCGGGAGGCCTGGCTTTTCGACGCCTGGCGAATCCTCTATGACACGTATATGCCCCCGCTGAGTGTGCTCGTCGCCGCGGTGATCGTGGCCCTGTTTTTCGTCGCCGTCGCCGCCACGGTGGAGCGCACCGTCTCCGACCGGTACCGCCGGTCCGTCGACGCCGAGGAACTGCCGCTGGCCCCGAAGATCGTCATGGCGGCGACCCGGGGGGTTTTTCACGGGCCGGTGACCGTCACCGTTCTCGTACCCGCCCACAACGAGGAGGAGCGTATCGTCGCCACCATTGAGTCTCTCCAGGGCCAGGATGACGCGCCGGAACGGATAATCGTGGTCGCCGACAACTGCACGGATCGGACCCCGGAACTTGCCCGGGCCGCCGGGGTGGAGGTCTACGAGACCCGGAACAACCGACACAAAAAGGCCGGCGGTCTCAATCAGGCCCTGCGGAAGCTGCTTCCCGAGCAGGGGGAGAACGACATCGTCATGATCGTCGACGCGGACACGGTGCTCGATCAGGGCTATCTCACGGAAGCCCGCCGACGTTTCACGGACGACCGAGCACTGATGGCGGTCGGCGGGTTGTTCTACGGTGAGACGGGCGCGGGGTGGCTCGGCCAGTACCAGCGCAACGAGTACACCCGCTACAGCCGTGACATTGAGCGTCGCCGGGGAAGGGTCTTCGTTCTCACGGGCACAGCCTCGGCGTTTCGTCCCCGCGGCCTGAAAGCCGTCGCTGAGGCACGAGGGATCCGCATTCCGGGGCGTCCGGGGGATGTGTACGACACCGCGGCCCTGACCGAGGACAACGAGCTCACCCTCGCATTGAAATCCCTCGGCGGTCTCATGGTCTCACCGAGGGAGTGCACCGTGGTCACGGAAGTCATGCCCACCTGGAAAGAGCTGTGGCATCAGCGTCTGCGCTGGCAGCGAGGCGCATTGGAGAACCTCGGAGCTTATGGCGTCACGCCGCAGACCACCCGCTACTGGTTCCAGCAATTGGGAATCGGATACGGAGTCATCGCGCTGGGGGCGTACGTCGTCCTCATCGTCATCTCCGTGCTCGCCCTTGACGAGTGGATCTGGTACCCGTTCTGGATTGGGGTGGGGCTGGTGTTCCTGGCTGAGCGGGTGGTCACGGTGTGGCAATCCACGCCATTCGGAAAAGCGGTGGCAGCGCTGTTGATTCCGGAGCTGATCTACGCCGCCTTTCTCAACGTGGTGTTTCTCAAGGGCGTCGGAGACATCCTGCTCGGCAGGACTGCGACGTGGAGCCGATCAGACGCCGTGCCCAGTGATGACGAGAATGCGGGAAGTTCCGTGGGACGTCAGGGGGACGGTCGATGA
- a CDS encoding MBL fold metallo-hydrolase: protein MQIAPHLYRLGNDIIASYLISLPEGVTLIDAGLPGHWGDLVAQLDALDRPVTDVRGLILTHGHYDHIGFAERLRQEAAVPVYVHSEDSQLARTGRQPGESGVSPGPFRLGPLLQFYAYGLRKNGMRPRYLGEVVEISSGAVLDLPGEPRIIGLPGHSPGSVALHVPALDAVFVGDALTTRHVLTGRTAPQPSPFTAEPEQADASLSLLADIPASWVLPGHGAPWRGSPADLVDKVRAFPG, encoded by the coding sequence ATGCAGATCGCACCCCACCTCTACCGCCTCGGCAACGACATAATCGCCTCCTACCTCATCTCCCTGCCGGAGGGCGTCACGCTCATCGACGCCGGACTCCCCGGACACTGGGGCGATCTGGTCGCTCAACTCGACGCCCTCGACCGTCCCGTCACCGATGTACGGGGGCTCATCCTCACCCACGGCCACTATGACCACATCGGGTTCGCCGAGCGCCTCCGCCAGGAAGCCGCCGTCCCGGTCTACGTCCACTCCGAGGACAGCCAGCTGGCCAGAACGGGAAGGCAACCAGGAGAGTCGGGAGTCTCTCCCGGCCCGTTCCGGCTGGGGCCGCTGCTGCAGTTCTACGCCTACGGTCTCCGCAAGAACGGAATGAGACCACGCTATCTGGGGGAGGTCGTGGAGATTTCGAGCGGTGCGGTTCTCGACCTGCCGGGAGAACCGAGAATCATCGGACTGCCCGGGCACTCCCCCGGCAGCGTCGCCCTGCATGTCCCCGCCCTCGACGCGGTGTTCGTCGGCGACGCCCTGACCACCAGACACGTACTGACGGGACGGACAGCCCCTCAACCCTCACCCTTCACCGCTGAGCCGGAACAGGCCGACGCGTCGTTGTCGTTGCTCGCTGATATTCCGGCGTCCTGGGTTCTGCCTGGTCACGGCGCACCCTGGCGTGGCTCCCCGGCCGATCTCGTGGACAAGGTGAGGGCCTTTCCGGGGTGA
- a CDS encoding IS481 family transposase: protein MVHPNAALTPKHRLKVAQLVVDDGWPIAEVAARFQCSWPTVKRWAERYRGGQSMQDRSSRPATSPTTTPKAVAKRIVSLRLRKRIGPVQLSLMCGVSSSTVHRILAAGRLNRLSCLDRDSGEPVRRYEYPHPGDLIHVDVTKFGQIPDGGGWRFVGRAQGKKNRAATPGKPRNQHHNPKLGHCFVHTVIDDHSRVAYAEIHGDETALTAVGVLERAVAWFGWRGVTVSRVLSDNGSAYRSHLWARTCADLGVAPKRTRPYRPQTNGKIERFHRTLADGWAYATCYDSEAARRAALPGWIHHYNHHRAHSAVGGKPPITRLTNLPDQYT from the coding sequence GTGGTCCACCCTAACGCAGCACTGACCCCGAAACACCGTCTCAAGGTCGCCCAACTCGTCGTCGACGACGGCTGGCCCATCGCCGAAGTCGCCGCGAGGTTCCAGTGCTCCTGGCCGACCGTCAAACGCTGGGCCGAGCGCTACCGGGGCGGCCAGTCCATGCAGGACCGCTCCTCCCGCCCGGCCACCAGCCCCACCACAACCCCGAAGGCCGTGGCCAAACGCATCGTGTCGCTGCGCCTGCGCAAACGGATCGGACCGGTCCAACTGTCGCTGATGTGCGGTGTCTCCTCCTCAACGGTGCACCGCATCCTGGCAGCCGGGCGCCTCAACCGGCTGTCCTGCCTGGACCGCGACAGCGGTGAACCCGTCCGCCGCTACGAGTACCCCCACCCCGGCGATCTCATCCACGTCGACGTCACCAAGTTCGGCCAGATCCCCGACGGCGGGGGCTGGCGCTTCGTCGGGCGCGCCCAAGGCAAGAAGAACCGGGCCGCCACACCGGGTAAACCCCGAAATCAGCACCACAACCCGAAGCTGGGGCACTGCTTCGTCCACACCGTCATCGATGATCACTCCCGGGTGGCCTACGCGGAGATCCATGGCGATGAGACGGCCCTGACCGCGGTGGGGGTGCTGGAACGTGCGGTGGCCTGGTTTGGATGGCGTGGGGTGACGGTCAGCCGGGTGCTCAGCGACAACGGGTCGGCCTATCGATCACATCTGTGGGCACGGACCTGCGCTGATCTTGGAGTGGCACCGAAACGGACCCGGCCGTACCGGCCGCAGACCAACGGCAAGATCGAGCGCTTCCATCGGACGTTGGCGGACGGGTGGGCCTACGCGACTTGTTATGACTCGGAGGCTGCCCGTCGAGCTGCCCTACCGGGCTGGATCCACCACTACAATCATCACCGAGCCCATTCCGCGGTGGGAGGCAAGCCACCGATCACACGGTTAACCAACCTCCCCGATCAGTACACCTAG
- a CDS encoding DUF4185 domain-containing protein yields MTTSTRRLTAVAVALTLLAATTAGASAQSSSSGSSMSSMSSGSSGGSRDTPAETDVPWAESVTEGLQVRLIGDVLGPGLSDHVGFLSGDLGIMASVGPGEEFLMIFGDSFRGKNLTGEWLSPVGVVARLDDDGRIEILRPLNDDEIVEQLINYRHNDRGLTLLPSDIINLGGTLYMQGMWNEGVGNVLRTEIWKSTDQGATWRSTNDVKSASYLQGMGQLITWELGPDGYVYIMSTSFQRDDPVFLARALPTSLGDRDTWQYYTVESDTWSSKATPILDTAMEAGEMSLRYIDGHWVLAMFNEATMAIEVRISKEIARDWDQITPANVVVSGFGGWGEQQSPENFTQLYGGYIVPGSTIDNLDLVVSQWNTTDNSRYMSTQFNVKGLDTFFGIDTAAPGAFTPMTAEPGLGDQSVIETSETTVDPGVEERLTEELLMEDVTALTVIPLGDAL; encoded by the coding sequence GTGACCACGTCCACCCGTCGGCTGACCGCCGTCGCCGTCGCTCTCACCCTGCTCGCCGCCACCACGGCGGGCGCCTCGGCCCAGTCCTCCTCGTCTGGATCGTCGATGTCCTCCATGTCCTCGGGTTCCTCCGGCGGCTCCCGGGACACCCCGGCGGAAACGGACGTCCCGTGGGCGGAGTCGGTGACCGAGGGCCTGCAGGTCAGGCTCATCGGTGACGTGCTCGGCCCAGGACTCTCCGACCACGTCGGTTTCCTCTCCGGCGACCTGGGAATCATGGCCTCCGTCGGCCCCGGCGAGGAGTTCCTCATGATCTTCGGCGACTCCTTTCGCGGCAAGAACCTCACCGGTGAGTGGCTCAGCCCGGTCGGCGTCGTCGCCCGCCTCGACGATGACGGCCGCATCGAGATCCTGCGCCCGCTCAACGACGACGAGATCGTGGAGCAGCTCATCAACTACCGCCACAATGACCGGGGTCTGACGCTGCTGCCCTCGGACATCATCAACCTGGGCGGCACCCTCTACATGCAGGGCATGTGGAACGAGGGCGTCGGCAACGTCCTGCGCACGGAGATCTGGAAGTCCACGGATCAGGGCGCCACCTGGAGGAGCACCAACGACGTCAAGTCCGCCAGCTACCTGCAGGGCATGGGCCAGCTCATCACCTGGGAGCTGGGTCCGGACGGCTACGTCTACATCATGAGCACCTCCTTCCAGCGCGACGATCCCGTCTTCCTGGCCCGAGCGCTGCCCACCTCCCTCGGCGACCGCGACACCTGGCAGTACTACACCGTCGAATCCGACACCTGGAGCTCGAAGGCCACCCCGATCCTCGACACCGCCATGGAGGCCGGTGAAATGTCGCTGCGCTACATCGACGGCCACTGGGTGCTGGCGATGTTCAACGAGGCGACCATGGCCATCGAGGTGCGCATCTCCAAGGAGATCGCCCGCGACTGGGACCAGATCACACCTGCCAACGTGGTCGTCTCCGGCTTCGGCGGCTGGGGTGAACAGCAGTCGCCGGAGAACTTCACGCAGCTCTACGGCGGCTACATCGTGCCGGGCTCGACCATCGACAACCTGGACCTGGTCGTCTCCCAGTGGAACACCACCGACAACAGCCGCTACATGTCGACCCAATTCAACGTGAAGGGACTCGACACCTTCTTCGGCATCGACACCGCCGCGCCGGGGGCGTTCACCCCGATGACCGCCGAACCGGGCCTCGGCGACCAGTCCGTCATCGAAACCAGCGAAACAACCGTCGACCCGGGGGTCGAGGAGCGCCTGACCGAGGAACTGCTCATGGAGGACGTCACCGCGCTCACCGTGATTCCGCTGGGCGACGCGCTCTAG
- a CDS encoding SulP family inorganic anion transporter, translating into MTDHRPAWERHLPGIGVLRRYRRGWIRGDVIAGVTLTAYLIPQAMSYAVIAGLPAVVGLWAALAPMLIYFVLGSSWKLSVGPESATSLMSAAGVGALVGAAGGPERYAEVAALMAIAVGIVCVLGFFARLGFLSSLLSRPVLIGYLIGIAVLMIVSQLGPATRLEVEGEGTWGQLRSFVDQIDRVHVPSLLLSGTVLGLLLLMKWLAPKAPGSLVALLVAGAAVAFLGLERLGLEMIGDVPRGLPEPRLPRLGDLDVWGLLPYAVGIAIVGFSGNILAGRAFATGRSGEVIDANQELLALGAANVANGFLQGFPVSSSRSRTVIADAAGSRTQVHSLVVIVLVVLVLLFAGPVLEFLPMAALSALVIYAATQLIDVAEILRIARYRRSEILITSATAVAVAALGVLPGIGVAVALSILDLLRRITRPNAGVLGYVDDIPGMHSLDDYPDATLVQGLVVFRFDSPVFFANADSFVSRALEAVEDSDQPVEWFLLNSEANTDFDLTAVDAAEELRARLEERGIRFAMARVKQASLRQLSPAGFVDRVGEENIFPTLPAAVREYARRYREVHGHLPEGVPASVLES; encoded by the coding sequence GTGACTGACCACCGGCCAGCCTGGGAGCGCCACCTCCCGGGCATCGGCGTGCTCCGCCGTTACCGGCGCGGGTGGATTCGCGGTGACGTCATCGCCGGGGTGACGCTCACCGCCTATCTCATCCCGCAGGCCATGTCCTACGCCGTGATCGCCGGACTGCCGGCGGTGGTGGGGCTGTGGGCCGCGCTGGCACCGATGCTGATCTACTTCGTCCTGGGCAGCTCGTGGAAACTTTCCGTAGGCCCGGAATCGGCGACCTCGTTGATGAGCGCTGCCGGCGTCGGCGCGCTGGTCGGGGCGGCCGGCGGCCCCGAACGCTACGCCGAGGTGGCCGCCCTGATGGCGATCGCCGTGGGGATCGTGTGCGTGCTCGGGTTCTTCGCCCGGCTGGGGTTCCTCTCCTCGCTGCTGTCACGGCCGGTGCTCATCGGCTATCTCATCGGCATCGCCGTCCTCATGATCGTCAGCCAGCTCGGCCCCGCCACGCGGCTGGAGGTCGAGGGGGAGGGTACCTGGGGCCAGCTGCGCTCCTTCGTCGATCAGATCGACCGGGTCCACGTGCCCTCGCTGCTTCTCTCCGGGACCGTGCTGGGCCTGCTCCTGCTCATGAAGTGGCTGGCCCCCAAGGCCCCGGGTTCACTGGTCGCGCTGCTGGTGGCCGGGGCGGCGGTGGCTTTCCTGGGGCTCGAGCGTCTCGGCCTGGAGATGATCGGCGACGTCCCGCGGGGGCTGCCCGAGCCGCGGTTGCCGCGGCTGGGGGATCTGGACGTCTGGGGGCTGCTGCCCTACGCCGTGGGCATCGCGATCGTGGGATTCTCCGGCAACATCCTCGCCGGCCGGGCCTTCGCCACCGGCCGATCCGGAGAGGTCATCGACGCCAACCAGGAGCTGCTGGCCCTTGGTGCCGCCAACGTGGCCAACGGCTTCCTCCAGGGCTTTCCCGTCTCCAGCAGCCGATCGCGCACGGTCATCGCGGACGCCGCCGGCTCCCGGACCCAGGTGCATTCCCTGGTCGTCATCGTCCTGGTGGTGCTCGTGCTTCTGTTCGCCGGGCCCGTCCTGGAGTTCCTGCCCATGGCCGCCCTCAGCGCGCTGGTGATCTACGCCGCCACCCAGCTCATCGACGTCGCGGAAATCCTCCGCATTGCCCGGTATCGGCGCAGCGAGATCCTCATCACCTCGGCCACGGCCGTGGCGGTGGCCGCCCTCGGGGTGCTGCCGGGAATCGGCGTCGCGGTGGCGCTGTCGATTCTTGATCTCCTGCGCCGGATCACCCGCCCGAATGCCGGGGTCCTGGGCTATGTGGACGATATCCCCGGCATGCACAGCCTGGACGACTATCCCGACGCCACCCTGGTCCAGGGGCTGGTCGTCTTCCGTTTCGATTCGCCCGTGTTCTTCGCCAACGCCGACAGCTTCGTCAGCCGGGCGCTCGAGGCGGTCGAGGACAGCGATCAACCGGTGGAATGGTTCCTGCTCAACTCCGAGGCCAACACGGACTTTGACCTGACGGCGGTGGACGCCGCCGAGGAGCTGCGGGCCAGGCTCGAGGAACGGGGTATCCGTTTCGCGATGGCCCGGGTCAAGCAGGCGTCGCTGCGCCAGCTCAGCCCGGCGGGCTTCGTCGACCGGGTCGGCGAGGAGAATATTTTCCCGACGCTGCCGGCGGCGGTGCGGGAGTACGCGCGGCGCTACCGGGAGGTCCACGGTCACCTGCCCGAGGGGGTGCCGGCCTCGGTCCTGGAGAGTTGA
- a CDS encoding DedA family protein produces MEEFLAGYPFWAVWLFLYLGATLRGQATYWLGRATMSGAMRTDRGPGWWRRTRVRLAGIEAGPGHRVLRQAGLFAIPLAYLTVGMQSAIIFASGLITTPWPHFSLAQIPGAMAWATIYGTIGFAAWTAVIRALAGDWRVMIGVLAFAGVAGLVWRRVRARSREVLVEEGGRA; encoded by the coding sequence ATGGAGGAGTTCCTGGCCGGATACCCGTTCTGGGCGGTCTGGCTGTTCCTCTACCTCGGCGCCACCCTCCGCGGGCAGGCCACCTACTGGCTAGGGCGGGCGACGATGTCGGGCGCTATGCGCACGGATCGGGGGCCCGGATGGTGGCGACGCACACGTGTGCGCCTGGCCGGGATCGAGGCGGGCCCGGGGCACCGGGTCCTCCGGCAGGCCGGCCTGTTCGCCATCCCGCTGGCCTACCTCACCGTCGGAATGCAGTCCGCCATCATCTTCGCCTCCGGCCTGATCACGACGCCTTGGCCGCATTTCTCGCTGGCCCAGATTCCGGGGGCGATGGCCTGGGCGACGATCTACGGCACGATCGGCTTCGCGGCGTGGACTGCCGTGATCCGAGCACTGGCGGGGGACTGGCGCGTCATGATCGGGGTGCTCGCCTTCGCCGGGGTGGCCGGGCTCGTCTGGCGACGGGTCCGCGCCCGGTCGCGGGAGGTCCTCGTTGAGGAGGGTGGCCGGGCGTAG